In Desulfomonile tiedjei, the DNA window CGAGGAGGCGGTTACCAGTGTTTTGATCAGGTGGGAGTAATTGGGGCCATGTGCAAATGGTCCGGCCATGCGGCCACGGTCGCCAGAATTCCGGAGCTTCTTCGCAAGGCCTTGCGCAAGTGCTATGAAGGCAGGCCGGGAGTCGTGCACCTCGATGTTCCGGAGAGCGTGATCAATGGGGCGACCAACCCTATCCCCATATTAAAGCCCCACCAGTATCGCAGGGTAGGGCCTATTTACCCCGACCCGGATCAGGTTGCCAAGGCTGCGGAAATGCTTGCCTCCGCGAAACTCCCTATTATTCACGCGGGCAGCGGGGTGATCCACGCTAAGGCGTTCGGTGAGTTGGAGAGACTGGCCACGCTGCTGCACTCGCCGGTCACCACATCATGGAGCGCTCGCGGGGTCCTGCCGGAGACCTCTCATCTCTCCTGGCCCATGATACACGTCAAACAGGTGAACCAGATCAGAAACCGCGCGGACCTCGTGCTCTGCTTGGGATCTGAGGTGGGAGAGACCGACTGGTGGGGTAAAGCCCCGTACTGGGCTCAGCCTGCGGATCAGCGGTGGATACAGGTAGACATCGACGAGGAGATACTCGGGCGGACCAGGCAGGTCGATTTGGCCATCCTGGCCGATGTTGGAGTCTTCATGCGCCGGCTCGCTGAAAGGCTCCAGGGCGCAAAAGACAGCCTCGCGCTGGATCGCCGTCGCTCAGAGACCGCGGCACTGAGAAAAGAGATCGACAAGGACCGAATGAAACTGGACGAGAAGCTGACTGATCAGTCATCTCCCATGGTGACAGCGCACGTGGCCTCTGTCTGCCGGCAGGTGTTTAATGACGACGCGGTGGTGATCTTCGATGGTGGAAATGCCGCTGTGTGGGGCAACTTCTTTTACCAGGTGCGCGAGCCGAATACCCAAATGGCTACCCATCATTTCGGCCACCTAGGGGCCGGCGTGGGTCAGGCGTTGGGAGCAGCTGTAGCTCTGCCCGACCGGCAGGTAGTCTGTATTATCGGCGACGGGGCCATGGGATTCAATCTTCAGGAAATAGAAACTGCCGTAAGAAACAATCTGAAGGTGATTTACCTGGTATGCTGTGACAAGCAGTGGGGTATGGTCAAGATGAGCATGAGTTTTGCCCTGAAGCCCATCAAGACATTGTTGATGAAATCCCTGAGCCCGGAAGAAACCATTAACACGGAATTGGGCGAGATCCAGTTTGACAAGCTTGCACAGGCTATGGGGGCTCACGGGGAAAGAGTCTCCCGCCCGGCAGACCTCAAGCCTGCAATAGAGCGGTGCCTTGCCGCGGGAAAATGCTCGGTAATACACGTGGACGTCGATCCGACCAAGCACATGTGGGCGCCCGGGCTCATGCATTTCAAGGCCATGCATCAGGAGCCCAAAGGAAAATGACGTGAGTCCTTCAGCGGCCGATCCGGCACTGAGGAGGAGAGTCCATGACAAGCGTGCGAGCTGAAAACGGATACCTGGTTTCCAAGAAGTATTCCTATTACGTGTTCGGGCTCCTTTTCCTGGTTTACATGTTTGACTATATCGACAGGATGGTGATCGTCTCCCTATTCCCATTTTTGAAGGCGGAATGGGGACTGACGGATACCCAGTGCGGCCTGCTCGTAGCAGCGGTTTCATGGTCCATTATGATTTTCACGTTTCCGGTCTCAATATTGGTGGACAGGTGGAGCCGAAAGAAGAGCGTCGGCATCATGTGCGTGTTGTGGAGTCTGGCCACGGCTGCTTGCGCTGCCACCACAAATTTCTTCCAGCTTTTCATTGCCCGTGTATTCATCGGACTCGGGGAAGCGGGCTATGGGCCCGGCGGCACCGCGATGATATCGGCCATATTCCCCGAGAAACATCGTGCCAGGATAATGGG includes these proteins:
- a CDS encoding thiamine pyrophosphate-binding protein, translated to MATTTGGHIIASMLKEEGVEKIFGISDGTYLRLLKGAVDLGIELVTPRHETIAAHMAGAYARMTGKLGVCIASNGPGVANMLSGVAVENAEGNRVLLITSSRRFGITYPDRGGGYQCFDQVGVIGAMCKWSGHAATVARIPELLRKALRKCYEGRPGVVHLDVPESVINGATNPIPILKPHQYRRVGPIYPDPDQVAKAAEMLASAKLPIIHAGSGVIHAKAFGELERLATLLHSPVTTSWSARGVLPETSHLSWPMIHVKQVNQIRNRADLVLCLGSEVGETDWWGKAPYWAQPADQRWIQVDIDEEILGRTRQVDLAILADVGVFMRRLAERLQGAKDSLALDRRRSETAALRKEIDKDRMKLDEKLTDQSSPMVTAHVASVCRQVFNDDAVVIFDGGNAAVWGNFFYQVREPNTQMATHHFGHLGAGVGQALGAAVALPDRQVVCIIGDGAMGFNLQEIETAVRNNLKVIYLVCCDKQWGMVKMSMSFALKPIKTLLMKSLSPEETINTELGEIQFDKLAQAMGAHGERVSRPADLKPAIERCLAAGKCSVIHVDVDPTKHMWAPGLMHFKAMHQEPKGK